The DNA window TCATTATATGCAGGTACTATAATAGAAAGTTTCATTCGAATATAATATAGTTTATGATATTATGCATTGATAAAATAAGGTAGTATTTTTTGAATCCCAGCCTCCACGGGCAAAAGATCACGACCTAATATCGATTTCATTTTACTATTCTCTGGCATACGTCTCGTCATATCGCCTTCCGTTAAAGCCGGCAAATGAATAATTTCTGATTTGGAATTTGTTTGTGCTATAATCAACTGGGCTAGTGCTAAAATAGGTAGTTCTATATCGGAGCCCAAATTAATCACATCATTAATGCATTTGCTATCATCTAATATAATCTGGGTAGCATCAATATTATCATCTATGTGGCAGAATGTACGTGTCTGCATTCCATCTCCATTAATGGTGATAGGTTCATTTTTGAGAGCTGCTTTAATGAAACGGCTCATTACAAAATCGCCACTTTGCTTGGGGCCATAAGTATTGAAGAATCGAAAAATAGTAAATTCCAAACCGTGCTCACGGTAATATGATTTAAGAAATGCTTCGCCCACATTTTTCACAATGGCATAGGGCAATTTTGAGTTGAGTGGCG is part of the Bacteroidota bacterium genome and encodes:
- a CDS encoding NAD-dependent epimerase/dehydratase family protein codes for the protein MQRKILITGGAGFIPSSLADKLIQNPDNYVVAIDNFLTGSANNLPPAKLANYQFIKADANSYEEMLAIMVSNKFDYVFHYAAVVGVQRTLMNPLLVLNDLRGIDNILQLAKNTGVKRIFFSSSSEVYGEPVEFPQNEDTTPLNSKLPYAIVKNVGEAFLKSYYREHGLEFTIFRFFNTYGPKQSGDFVMSRFIKAALKNEPITINGDGMQTRTFCHIDDNIDATQIILDDSKCINDVINLGSDIELPILALAQLIIAQTNSKSEIIHLPALTEGDMTRRMPENSKMKSILGRDLLPVEAGIQKILPYFINA